The proteins below come from a single Rhodococcus sp. WMMA185 genomic window:
- the bfr gene encoding bacterioferritin — protein sequence MRGDDEVIALLNEQLTSELTAINQYFLHSKMQADWGFTKLAAKTRAESIEEMVHAEILTDRILLLEALPNYQKLLPLRIGQDLREQFHSDLSIEIEVVERLRPGIQMCRAKGDATSAKLLEQILAEEEEHIDYLETQIELLDKMGDQLYMAQLVEEPPTVG from the coding sequence ATGCGTGGCGACGACGAGGTTATCGCTCTACTCAACGAACAGCTGACCAGTGAGCTGACCGCGATCAATCAGTACTTTCTGCACTCGAAGATGCAGGCCGACTGGGGATTCACCAAATTGGCGGCCAAGACTCGCGCCGAATCGATCGAAGAGATGGTTCATGCCGAGATCCTCACCGACCGCATCCTTCTTCTCGAGGCCCTACCGAATTACCAGAAGCTGCTTCCTCTGCGTATCGGTCAAGATTTGCGCGAGCAGTTTCACTCCGACCTGTCGATCGAGATCGAAGTAGTCGAACGCCTTCGCCCTGGAATACAGATGTGCCGGGCCAAGGGCGACGCCACGTCCGCGAAGTTGCTCGAGCAGATCCTCGCAGAGGAAGAGGAGCACATCGACTATCTAGAGACCCAGATCGAACTGCTCGACAAGATGGGTGACCAGCTCTACATGGCCCAGCTTGTCGAAGAGCCACCTACCGTCGGATAG
- a CDS encoding (2Fe-2S)-binding protein, whose translation MFVCICKAVTEEEVQEHLDDGADTADAIGERCGAGWGCGTCVNRLDELLCAHAVGKREAA comes from the coding sequence ATGTTCGTCTGCATCTGTAAGGCCGTTACCGAAGAAGAGGTTCAGGAACACCTGGACGACGGTGCGGACACTGCTGATGCGATCGGTGAGCGGTGCGGAGCTGGTTGGGGGTGTGGTACCTGCGTCAACCGCCTCGATGAGCTGCTGTGCGCACACGCTGTGGGTAAGCGCGAGGCAGCCTGA
- the serS gene encoding serine--tRNA ligase: protein MIDLKFLRENPDAVRESQRTRGEDPALVDSLLEADAARRAAVLAGDNLRAEQKAFGRKVGQASPEERPALLEGSKELAAKVKQAEVQQHEAQAALDAAHRAISNIVQDGAPAGGEDDFITLETVGEIPTFDFEPKDHLELGESLGLIDMERGAKVSGARFYFLTGFGAMLQLGMLQLAAQKAMANGFQMMIPPVLVRPEIMAGTGFLGAHSDEIYHLADDDLYLVGTSEVPLAGYHSGEILDLTDGPKRYAGWSTCFRREAGSYGKDTRGIIRVHQFDKVEMFTYCKPEDADAEHQRLLSWERDMLAAIDVPYRVIDVAGGDLGSSAARKFDCEAWVPTQQAYRELTSTSNCTTFQARRLGVRYRDENGKPQIAATLNGTLATTRWIVAILENHQQSDGTVRVPQALVPFVGTDLLKP, encoded by the coding sequence GTGATTGACCTGAAGTTCCTCCGCGAGAATCCCGACGCCGTCCGCGAGTCGCAGCGCACCCGAGGCGAAGACCCCGCCCTGGTCGATTCGTTGCTCGAGGCGGACGCCGCCCGTCGTGCCGCGGTTCTGGCCGGTGACAACCTGCGTGCCGAGCAGAAGGCGTTCGGCAGGAAGGTGGGCCAGGCATCCCCCGAGGAACGCCCCGCGCTGCTCGAGGGGTCCAAGGAACTCGCGGCAAAGGTAAAGCAGGCTGAGGTTCAGCAGCACGAGGCGCAGGCCGCGCTCGATGCCGCGCACAGGGCGATCTCGAATATCGTCCAGGACGGCGCCCCGGCCGGCGGCGAGGACGACTTCATAACGCTCGAGACCGTCGGCGAGATCCCGACTTTCGACTTCGAGCCCAAGGACCACCTCGAGCTGGGCGAGTCGCTGGGCCTGATCGACATGGAGCGCGGCGCGAAGGTCTCCGGCGCCCGGTTCTACTTCCTCACCGGCTTCGGCGCGATGTTGCAGCTGGGAATGCTGCAGCTCGCTGCGCAGAAGGCGATGGCCAACGGGTTCCAGATGATGATCCCGCCCGTGCTTGTGCGTCCCGAGATCATGGCCGGTACCGGGTTCCTCGGCGCCCATTCCGACGAGATCTATCACCTCGCCGACGACGACCTGTATCTCGTCGGCACCTCCGAGGTCCCGCTGGCCGGCTATCACTCGGGCGAGATCTTGGACCTCACCGACGGGCCGAAGCGCTACGCCGGTTGGTCGACCTGCTTTCGCCGGGAGGCCGGCAGCTACGGCAAGGACACCCGCGGCATCATTCGCGTCCATCAGTTCGACAAGGTGGAGATGTTCACCTACTGCAAGCCCGAAGACGCGGACGCAGAGCACCAGCGGTTGCTGTCATGGGAGCGGGACATGCTCGCTGCCATCGACGTCCCCTACCGTGTGATCGACGTCGCAGGTGGCGACCTCGGATCGTCGGCGGCCCGCAAGTTCGACTGCGAGGCCTGGGTGCCCACTCAGCAGGCGTACCGCGAGCTCACTTCGACATCGAATTGCACAACGTTCCAGGCGCGTCGCCTCGGTGTGCGCTATCGCGACGAGAACGGAAAGCCGCAGATCGCGGCCACCCTGAACGGGACCCTGGCGACGACGCGGTGGATCGTTGCGATCCTCGAGAACCATCAGCAGTCCGATGGCACTGTCAGGGTTCCACAGGCTCTGGTGCCCTTTGTCGGTACAGATCTACTGAAGCCGTAA